From Flavobacterium sp. 102, a single genomic window includes:
- a CDS encoding DGQHR domain-containing protein, whose translation MKFPIIEYNQNNYHFISTVLPFDLINSSSETLVYGKNLGGYQREPDGLHFNRIKNYILKDDKFLFPTSIILGVDSELIKSFIIVENGISYIDFSTIKSKIFRIVDGQHRLRGLEEAAKINSTLKELPLSVNILCTPPNSKSLEMEIFGNINSKSKRIKVDLIELARYEYHIIEKSINSSEINEHLSIRVAFNLNENKDSKNVWENAIKFGIHDDEKIGIIGVNAFRESIKSIVSSYLINNKGISSLQDGELIEKTKTASSEIEEFLLQAWNIVFEKWPSCFDISQEQIDFDLDVKKFHYKNNYYIQKTLGAKSINGLLGSVISENNNKIDLSSLDIFKAILSKSDTVTTDWEIGNTFSGYSSESGFAKVAKIISGELKSNKI comes from the coding sequence ATGAAATTTCCAATAATAGAATACAATCAGAATAATTATCATTTTATTTCTACTGTTTTACCATTTGATTTAATTAATTCATCAAGTGAAACACTGGTTTATGGCAAAAACTTAGGTGGATATCAAAGAGAACCAGATGGTTTACATTTTAATAGAATTAAGAATTATATCTTAAAAGATGATAAATTTCTCTTTCCTACATCAATTATATTAGGTGTAGATAGTGAATTAATAAAAAGCTTCATAATAGTAGAGAACGGTATTTCATATATTGACTTCTCTACTATAAAATCTAAGATATTTAGAATTGTAGATGGACAACATAGACTCAGAGGTTTAGAAGAAGCAGCTAAAATAAATTCAACTCTTAAAGAATTACCTTTGAGTGTAAATATTTTATGCACTCCTCCAAATTCTAAATCATTAGAAATGGAAATATTTGGAAACATAAACTCTAAAAGTAAAAGAATAAAAGTAGATTTAATTGAGTTAGCTAGATATGAATATCACATAATTGAAAAGAGTATAAATTCTTCAGAGATAAATGAGCATCTATCAATTCGAGTTGCATTTAACTTAAACGAAAATAAAGACTCGAAAAATGTTTGGGAAAATGCGATTAAATTTGGTATTCATGATGATGAAAAAATTGGAATTATTGGCGTTAATGCTTTTCGTGAATCAATTAAATCAATTGTTTCTTCTTATCTGATAAATAATAAAGGAATATCTTCATTACAAGATGGGGAATTAATTGAAAAAACTAAAACTGCTTCAAGTGAAATTGAAGAATTCCTATTGCAAGCATGGAATATTGTTTTTGAAAAATGGCCAAGTTGTTTTGATATTTCACAAGAACAGATCGATTTTGATTTAGACGTAAAAAAATTTCATTATAAAAATAATTATTACATTCAAAAAACTTTAGGAGCAAAATCGATAAATGGATTACTGGGAAGTGTAATTTCTGAAAATAATAACAAAATCGATCTTTCTTCTCTGGATATATTTAAAGCTATTTTGAGTAAATCAGATACAGTGACAACTGATTGGGAAATTGGAAATACTTTTAGCGGATATAGTTCAGAATCTGGATTTGCAAAAGTGGCTAAAATTATTAGTGGTGAATTAAAGTCAAACAAAATTTGA
- a CDS encoding S41 family peptidase, whose product MKHFFSLLFTCCLTLAINAQAQPKNTILNLDIEMVVDGKAVGWTLFGNEKFTAVVDSTIVHGGKYSLSISNDSDVANFRAWNFTLPANYEGNRIKLSGYLKTENVTTGFAGLWMRIDPSIGFDNMKNKGIKGTNDWQKFEIILQMNPQETTQIVLGGLLVGKGKIWIDDLEVHIDRKELKNAKIFEKEKLPADLDTEFAQGSTIADFTPNAIQLENLKTLGLIWGFLKYHHPAIAKGDYNWDFELFRITPKILAAKTATERDLALLEWIKKLGEVKEGKPETFKPEEVKIKPDLDWLTQSGFSAELQNQLLKIKNADRNNKHYYIDFHAGVKNPNFQNENAYADMVHPDAGYRLLSLYRYWNMIQYYFPYKNLIEEDWKGVLQEFIPKAIAAKDKTEYTLTMLELIARIHDTHANIWGGNKTLSDFWGKNYPAYEVKFIEEQAVVIDYYDEILAKENPLQKGDVILKVNDKEVTQIVKDLLKRTPASNYPTQLRDIGSKLLRSNDSLVTVTYQRNNEILTHTIKTYPTNKINFYNPDESTEPSYKWLDQDILYIHHGDLKKKELADIGKQMQKAKAVIIDDRNYPSDFPIFELSKLLLPQRNLFVKFSNSSLKTPGLFTYFGEGTYVGSNNSDYFKGKVIILVDETTQSSAEYHAMAYRTAPNATVMGSTTAGADGNVSTIKLPGGIMTMISGIGVYYPDGKETQRIGIVPDIVVKPTIEGFTKGKDEVLEKALEFIRKD is encoded by the coding sequence ATGAAACATTTTTTCTCTTTACTGTTTACTTGTTGCCTCACCTTAGCGATTAACGCGCAAGCACAACCCAAAAACACGATATTAAATTTAGACATTGAAATGGTCGTCGATGGTAAAGCGGTTGGCTGGACGCTATTTGGCAATGAAAAATTCACTGCCGTTGTTGACTCGACCATAGTGCATGGCGGCAAATATTCTTTATCGATTAGCAATGACAGTGATGTGGCCAATTTTAGGGCTTGGAACTTTACTTTGCCTGCTAATTATGAAGGCAACAGAATAAAACTCAGCGGTTATCTAAAAACAGAGAATGTTACTACCGGGTTTGCCGGTTTGTGGATGCGAATTGATCCATCGATAGGTTTTGACAACATGAAAAATAAAGGCATTAAAGGCACCAACGATTGGCAGAAATTTGAAATAATACTTCAAATGAATCCGCAAGAAACTACACAAATCGTATTAGGCGGTTTATTGGTGGGCAAAGGAAAAATTTGGATTGATGATTTGGAAGTGCACATTGACCGAAAAGAATTGAAGAATGCCAAAATCTTTGAAAAGGAAAAATTACCCGCCGATTTGGATACTGAGTTTGCCCAAGGTTCTACCATTGCCGATTTTACGCCGAATGCCATACAATTGGAGAATCTAAAAACGCTTGGTCTGATTTGGGGTTTCTTAAAATACCATCATCCGGCAATTGCTAAAGGAGATTATAACTGGGATTTTGAGTTGTTTAGAATCACGCCTAAAATACTGGCTGCCAAAACCGCTACAGAAAGAGATTTGGCTTTGTTGGAATGGATTAAAAAATTGGGCGAGGTAAAAGAAGGAAAACCCGAAACCTTTAAGCCGGAGGAAGTCAAAATAAAACCCGATTTAGATTGGTTAACCCAAAGCGGCTTTTCGGCGGAACTGCAAAACCAACTGTTGAAAATCAAGAATGCGGATAGAAATAATAAGCATTATTATATTGATTTTCATGCCGGTGTTAAAAATCCTAATTTCCAAAACGAAAATGCTTATGCTGATATGGTACATCCTGATGCCGGTTATCGCTTATTGTCGTTGTACCGTTATTGGAACATGATACAATATTATTTTCCATATAAGAACCTAATCGAAGAAGATTGGAAAGGTGTTTTGCAAGAGTTTATTCCGAAAGCAATCGCCGCCAAAGACAAAACCGAATACACGCTGACGATGTTGGAATTGATTGCCCGCATTCATGATACCCATGCTAATATTTGGGGCGGCAACAAAACCCTGAGTGACTTTTGGGGCAAAAATTATCCGGCGTATGAAGTTAAATTTATTGAAGAGCAAGCTGTCGTAATTGATTACTATGATGAGATTTTGGCGAAAGAAAACCCACTGCAAAAAGGAGATGTTATTCTGAAAGTGAATGACAAAGAAGTCACCCAAATAGTCAAAGACCTTTTAAAAAGAACTCCGGCGTCCAATTATCCGACACAGTTGAGAGACATTGGTTCCAAACTTTTGCGCAGCAATGACAGCTTGGTTACTGTGACTTATCAACGCAACAACGAAATCCTGACGCATACCATTAAAACCTATCCGACGAACAAAATCAACTTTTACAATCCGGACGAAAGTACTGAGCCAAGTTATAAATGGTTGGACCAAGACATCCTGTACATTCACCACGGCGATTTAAAGAAAAAGGAGTTAGCCGATATTGGAAAACAAATGCAAAAGGCCAAAGCAGTGATTATTGATGACCGAAATTACCCTTCGGATTTTCCTATTTTTGAATTGAGCAAACTTTTACTTCCTCAAAGGAATCTCTTTGTCAAGTTCTCCAATAGCAGTTTGAAAACCCCGGGCTTGTTTACCTATTTCGGTGAAGGTACTTACGTAGGCTCCAACAACAGCGATTATTTTAAAGGAAAAGTAATTATACTGGTTGATGAAACCACGCAAAGTTCAGCCGAATACCACGCCATGGCGTACCGAACTGCACCAAACGCCACCGTTATGGGTTCTACCACAGCCGGTGCAGACGGAAATGTATCTACTATCAAACTTCCGGGTGGTATTATGACCATGATTAGCGGTATTGGGGTGTATTATCCTGACGGCAAAGAAACCCAGCGCATTGGGATAGTTCCTGATATAGTGGTCAAACCCACTATTGAAGGTTTTACTAAAGGGAAAGATGAAGTACTTGAGAAAGCTTTAGAGTTTATACGAAAGGATTGA
- the pyrR gene encoding bifunctional pyr operon transcriptional regulator/uracil phosphoribosyltransferase PyrR: protein MSQKVLLTSKEVNIILHRLACQLIENHLDFSNTVLIGIQPRGTYLANRVKALLEHDYQIKDVQLGFLDITFFRDDFRRGEKQLEANKTQIDFLVEDKKVVFIDDVLFTGRSINAALTAVQSFGRPSEVELLVLIDRRFSRHLPIQPDYRGRQVDVINDEKVIVSWKEKDGEDAVYLV from the coding sequence ATGAGTCAAAAAGTATTGCTCACTTCCAAAGAAGTCAATATCATACTCCATCGTTTGGCTTGTCAGTTAATCGAAAACCACCTCGATTTTTCCAATACCGTTTTAATAGGCATACAACCGCGAGGCACTTATTTGGCCAACCGTGTCAAGGCTTTGTTGGAGCATGATTACCAAATCAAAGACGTTCAATTAGGTTTCTTAGACATCACTTTTTTTCGCGATGATTTTCGTCGGGGCGAAAAACAATTGGAAGCCAACAAAACCCAAATCGATTTTTTGGTAGAAGATAAAAAAGTGGTTTTTATTGACGATGTGCTATTCACCGGAAGAAGTATCAATGCGGCTTTAACCGCCGTTCAATCCTTTGGAAGACCCTCAGAAGTAGAACTTTTGGTACTGATCGACAGAAGATTCAGCCGCCATTTGCCCATACAACCCGATTACCGCGGACGTCAGGTAGATGTCATTAATGATGAAAAAGTAATCGTGTCTTGGAAGGAAAAGGATGGAGAAGATGCGGTTTATTTAGTATAA
- a CDS encoding aspartate carbamoyltransferase catalytic subunit, translated as MSELSVNHLLGIKYLQKQDIDLIFETADHFKEVINRPIKKVPSLRDITIANIFFENSTRTKLSFELAQKRLSADVISFSAAQSSVKKGETLIDTVNNILSMKVDMVVMRHANPGAAYFLSQNVKASIINAGDGAHEHPTQGLLDSYSIRERLGEVGGKKVVIVGDILHSRVALSNIYALQMQGAEVKVCGPKTLIPKYIESLGVTVEPNLRKALEWCDVANMLRVQNERMDVNYFPSTREYAQQYGLDKALLDSLQKEIIIMHPGPINRGVEITSDVADSHQSVILEQVENGVAIRMAVIYLLASKIQQ; from the coding sequence ATGTCCGAACTGTCAGTCAACCATTTACTAGGAATAAAATACCTGCAAAAGCAAGACATCGACTTGATTTTTGAAACGGCAGATCATTTCAAAGAAGTGATTAACCGCCCGATTAAGAAAGTGCCTTCATTGCGCGACATTACCATTGCCAATATTTTTTTTGAGAACAGTACACGTACGAAACTCTCATTCGAATTGGCGCAAAAAAGACTGTCAGCCGATGTAATTAGTTTCTCAGCAGCGCAATCTTCGGTTAAAAAAGGCGAAACGCTGATTGATACCGTAAATAACATTCTGTCAATGAAAGTCGATATGGTCGTGATGCGTCATGCCAATCCGGGTGCCGCTTACTTCTTATCACAAAATGTAAAAGCCAGCATCATCAACGCCGGAGACGGTGCCCACGAACACCCAACGCAAGGTTTACTCGACAGTTACTCCATCAGAGAAAGACTGGGCGAGGTAGGAGGAAAGAAGGTGGTAATCGTAGGCGATATTTTGCACTCGAGAGTGGCTTTGTCTAACATCTACGCTTTGCAAATGCAAGGTGCCGAAGTCAAAGTATGTGGCCCAAAAACACTCATCCCGAAATACATCGAAAGCCTGGGCGTAACCGTTGAACCCAACTTAAGAAAAGCTTTAGAATGGTGTGATGTAGCCAACATGCTTCGCGTGCAAAATGAAAGAATGGATGTGAATTATTTCCCATCGACCAGAGAATACGCACAGCAATACGGATTAGACAAAGCATTATTGGATTCACTCCAGAAAGAAATCATCATCATGCATCCCGGACCAATCAACCGTGGTGTTGAAATCACTTCGGATGTAGCCGATTCTCATCAATCGGTTATCTTGGAGCAAGTGGAGAATGGCGTTGCCATAAGAATGGCAGTGATTTATCTCTTAGCTTCTAAAATACAGCAATAA
- a CDS encoding DUF349 domain-containing protein translates to MLEEKNDNLQDADGNVVNESPEVTTTENQETTAQDESPELEVSSNTVEAETTEEIQAEEAEAVQTVEAGSDITEEVTEETATEAAVLTEELTEDEIEVAAEKEALVEETVEVVSEETPNTVVELTAEEVADDSSVSEQAVQTASDVAMNAIQEVNAEEGEDESLKERHDIPMLDYETLSMEQLVDELGNLVVVEKVMSVKDHVEELKKSFLSKYHHFIEEKKDEFHAENPDTTEDFHYHFPLKVKFDQLYSQYRDKKNTHFKSLQNNLQANLENRMAIVEELKNLIHSQESIPVTLKKFNDIRDRWKVAGAIPKDKYNHVWNNYHFHLENFYDILHLDREARDLDFKHNLEQKLKIIARVEELVHEEDINKAFRELQDLHRIWKEDIGPVSREQREEIWNRFSELTKQMHDKRESLYEKLREGETANLEKKKEIIAQIEVLAQEKVNSHAAWLGQIEKVEALRNQFFAAGKVPSEVNEDTWTAFKNAVRSFNVLKNSFYKDIKKDQNDNLSKKQALVAKANELKESTDFAATTPLMKQIQEEWKTIGHVPRKFSDKLWTEFRAACNEYFEKLKEQKSEVNEEEVEAFEKKKAYLETLRAFELVGEHKTDLDAIKAHIETWKSFGKVPFARRHIEGKFNKILDALFEKLSLSKKDNEMARYANKLDHLANSDTRKLDNEKVFMMRKIDEVQGEIFQLENNIQFFAKAKADNPMVKEVMKNIDFKKEELATLKDKLKQLRNLKIE, encoded by the coding sequence ATGTTAGAAGAAAAGAATGATAACCTGCAAGATGCAGATGGAAATGTAGTAAACGAATCACCGGAAGTGACCACTACTGAAAATCAGGAAACTACAGCTCAAGATGAAAGTCCGGAGTTGGAAGTTAGCAGTAATACTGTTGAAGCTGAAACAACTGAGGAAATCCAAGCAGAAGAAGCTGAAGCGGTGCAAACTGTTGAAGCCGGAAGTGATATTACTGAGGAAGTGACAGAAGAAACTGCGACTGAAGCTGCGGTTTTAACCGAAGAACTTACTGAAGACGAAATTGAAGTTGCCGCTGAAAAAGAAGCATTGGTTGAAGAAACTGTAGAAGTGGTTTCAGAAGAAACTCCAAATACTGTTGTTGAATTGACTGCTGAAGAAGTAGCCGATGACTCGAGCGTAAGCGAACAGGCGGTGCAAACTGCTAGTGATGTTGCCATGAATGCTATTCAGGAAGTGAATGCTGAAGAAGGTGAAGACGAATCGTTAAAAGAACGTCACGATATTCCAATGCTGGATTATGAAACTTTATCCATGGAGCAATTGGTGGATGAATTGGGTAATCTAGTCGTAGTAGAAAAAGTGATGTCGGTTAAAGACCATGTGGAAGAATTGAAAAAATCTTTCTTGTCAAAATACCACCATTTTATAGAAGAGAAAAAAGACGAATTCCACGCTGAAAATCCGGATACTACAGAAGATTTCCATTATCATTTTCCTTTAAAAGTTAAATTTGACCAATTGTACTCGCAATACCGAGACAAGAAAAATACGCATTTTAAAAGTTTACAAAACAACCTACAAGCCAATTTAGAAAACAGAATGGCCATTGTAGAGGAACTTAAAAACTTAATCCACAGTCAGGAAAGTATCCCGGTAACGTTGAAGAAATTTAACGACATCCGCGATCGTTGGAAAGTAGCCGGAGCTATTCCGAAAGACAAGTACAACCACGTTTGGAACAATTACCACTTTCACTTGGAGAATTTCTATGACATTCTGCACTTAGACCGTGAGGCACGTGACTTAGATTTCAAACACAATTTAGAACAAAAACTAAAAATCATAGCGCGTGTAGAAGAATTGGTTCACGAAGAAGACATCAACAAAGCCTTCCGTGAACTACAAGATTTACACCGCATTTGGAAAGAAGATATCGGTCCGGTTTCTCGCGAGCAACGTGAGGAAATTTGGAATCGCTTTAGTGAATTGACCAAACAAATGCACGACAAACGCGAAAGTTTATACGAAAAACTACGCGAAGGTGAAACGGCCAATTTAGAGAAGAAGAAAGAAATCATCGCACAAATTGAAGTGTTGGCGCAAGAAAAAGTAAACTCTCATGCGGCTTGGTTAGGCCAAATTGAAAAAGTAGAAGCTTTGAGAAATCAATTCTTCGCGGCCGGAAAAGTGCCTTCTGAAGTCAATGAAGACACTTGGACCGCTTTCAAAAATGCAGTAAGAAGTTTTAATGTATTGAAAAACTCTTTCTACAAAGACATTAAAAAAGACCAAAACGATAACCTTTCTAAAAAACAAGCGTTAGTGGCCAAAGCCAATGAGCTAAAAGAAAGTACTGATTTTGCTGCAACAACGCCATTAATGAAACAAATTCAGGAAGAGTGGAAAACCATTGGTCATGTACCGAGAAAGTTCTCGGACAAACTTTGGACAGAATTCAGAGCCGCTTGTAATGAGTATTTCGAGAAATTGAAAGAGCAGAAATCTGAGGTGAATGAAGAAGAAGTAGAAGCTTTTGAAAAGAAAAAAGCCTACCTAGAAACCTTGAGAGCTTTTGAATTGGTTGGGGAACACAAAACCGATTTAGATGCCATCAAAGCACATATCGAAACATGGAAAAGCTTTGGAAAAGTACCTTTTGCCCGTCGTCATATTGAAGGGAAATTCAACAAAATCCTGGATGCTTTATTCGAGAAATTAAGCTTGAGCAAAAAAGACAACGAAATGGCGCGTTATGCCAACAAGTTAGACCATTTAGCCAATTCAGACACTCGTAAACTGGACAACGAAAAAGTATTCATGATGCGTAAAATTGACGAAGTACAAGGAGAAATTTTCCAGTTGGAGAATAACATCCAATTCTTTGCCAAAGCGAAAGCAGATAATCCGATGGTGAAAGAAGTAATGAAAAACATCGACTTCAAAAAAGAAGAGTTGGCCACGTTGAAAGACAAGTTGAAACAACTTAGAAATTTGAAAATAGAATAA
- a CDS encoding endonuclease, which translates to MKKIFTLLFFSLTLVGFAQQTQSVNAIPPGYYNTATGTGYTLKTQLFNIINGHNDRTYSGLYTTYLTSDIDMYYENNDTMLDMYTENPTGSECEFVYGGGLQDDGTLGNNECERYNREHLVPQSYFGNGVTPMYSDAHFVIPSDKHVNAQRGDFPFGRVNNATNTYSNGSKRGLNLNSGYSAGFTSTVFEPIDEFKGDIARMLLYFVTRYEDQLASFYSTSNSLSKVMFDGSTGQSFSPTFLNILLTWNQQDPVSQREIDRNNAIYVRQSNRNPYIDNNTYVTTVWGLPLGTSTFESLNAVSLYPNPSNNGIVTISTEIALDDIEIITINGQILQQIKRPTLENNTYTIGNLPKGFYFIKLSSNNDSVTKKVLVN; encoded by the coding sequence ATGAAGAAAATCTTTACCCTTTTATTTTTTAGTCTTACACTTGTTGGTTTTGCGCAACAAACCCAATCGGTTAATGCCATTCCACCGGGATATTACAATACGGCTACCGGAACAGGTTACACGCTTAAAACGCAATTGTTCAATATCATCAATGGCCACAACGACAGAACTTACTCGGGTTTATATACAACCTATTTAACTTCTGACATTGATATGTATTATGAGAACAATGATACAATGTTAGACATGTATACTGAAAACCCAACCGGAAGCGAATGTGAGTTTGTGTACGGTGGCGGTTTACAAGACGATGGTACATTAGGAAATAATGAATGTGAACGTTATAACAGAGAGCACTTGGTACCGCAATCCTATTTTGGAAACGGTGTTACCCCAATGTATTCTGACGCCCATTTTGTTATTCCTTCGGATAAACACGTGAATGCTCAAAGAGGTGATTTTCCGTTTGGAAGAGTTAACAATGCGACCAATACCTATTCTAATGGCTCTAAAAGAGGCTTGAATCTAAACTCAGGTTATTCTGCCGGATTTACTTCAACAGTATTTGAACCAATAGACGAATTCAAAGGTGATATTGCCAGAATGTTACTTTACTTTGTTACAAGATATGAAGACCAATTGGCTAGTTTTTATTCAACTTCCAATTCATTATCTAAGGTTATGTTTGATGGTTCAACCGGACAATCATTCTCGCCAACATTCCTAAACATTTTATTGACATGGAATCAGCAAGATCCTGTAAGCCAAAGAGAAATCGACAGAAACAATGCTATCTATGTTCGTCAAAGCAACAGAAATCCATACATTGACAACAACACTTATGTGACTACCGTTTGGGGATTGCCTTTGGGAACTTCCACATTTGAAAGCTTAAATGCCGTTTCCCTTTATCCGAATCCATCAAACAATGGCATTGTAACTATTTCAACTGAAATTGCGCTTGATGATATTGAAATCATCACCATTAACGGTCAAATTTTACAACAAATTAAAAGACCAACTTTAGAAAACAATACCTATACCATCGGTAATTTGCCTAAAGGTTTTTACTTCATAAAACTGTCAAGCAACAATGATTCAGTGACCAAAAAAGTTTTAGTCAACTAA
- a CDS encoding RsmB/NOP family class I SAM-dependent RNA methyltransferase, translating into MRLHRNLVYTTIDSLNAIFNEGEYADKVVARALKKDKRWGSSDRKFVAETIYEIVRWKRLYMEIADVKEPFDRDQLWRLFAVWAVLRGYPIPDWRQLEGTPERKIKGRFDELSKIRKMRESIPDWMDELGVKELGEDIWTKEIAAQNKQAQVILRVNTLKTTKEKLRAILMDLNIETEFLKDQPDALVLKERANVFLTDAFKEGFFEVQDASSQLVAAFLDVQPGMRVVDTCAGAGGKTLHMASLMQNKGQLIAMDLYESKLKQLKLRAKRNGAFNIEYRIIDSTKVIKKLHEKADRVLIDAPCSGLGVLKRNPDAKWKLQPEFIDNIRKVQAEVLENYSKIVKPGGKLVYATCSVLPSENQEQIKHFLTTEIGKSFTFVKDTKILAQETGFDGFYMALLERKEI; encoded by the coding sequence ATGCGATTACATCGAAATTTAGTTTATACCACGATTGACTCTTTAAATGCCATTTTCAACGAAGGGGAATATGCCGATAAAGTGGTGGCTCGTGCCTTAAAAAAAGACAAACGTTGGGGAAGTTCCGACCGTAAATTTGTGGCCGAAACCATCTACGAAATCGTACGTTGGAAAAGACTCTACATGGAAATTGCCGACGTAAAAGAACCTTTTGACCGTGACCAATTATGGCGATTATTTGCCGTTTGGGCGGTTTTACGCGGTTACCCAATTCCCGATTGGAGACAATTAGAAGGTACGCCGGAACGCAAAATTAAAGGTCGCTTTGACGAGTTATCCAAAATCAGAAAAATGCGCGAATCTATTCCGGATTGGATGGATGAACTCGGTGTAAAAGAATTAGGCGAAGACATTTGGACCAAAGAAATTGCAGCTCAAAACAAGCAAGCCCAAGTTATACTTAGGGTAAATACTCTAAAAACAACCAAAGAAAAACTTCGGGCCATTTTAATGGATTTAAACATCGAAACGGAATTCCTAAAAGACCAACCCGATGCTTTAGTCCTAAAAGAAAGAGCCAACGTATTTTTAACGGATGCTTTCAAAGAAGGTTTCTTCGAAGTACAAGACGCTTCTTCGCAATTGGTCGCTGCTTTCCTTGACGTACAACCGGGAATGAGAGTTGTTGATACTTGTGCCGGCGCTGGCGGAAAAACACTGCACATGGCTTCTTTAATGCAAAACAAAGGGCAATTAATTGCCATGGACTTGTATGAAAGTAAACTCAAGCAATTAAAATTAAGAGCCAAAAGAAACGGCGCTTTCAATATAGAATACCGAATTATCGATTCGACTAAAGTGATTAAAAAACTTCACGAGAAAGCAGACAGAGTTTTGATTGACGCACCTTGTAGTGGATTGGGTGTTTTAAAAAGAAATCCTGATGCCAAATGGAAGCTCCAACCTGAATTCATCGATAACATCAGAAAAGTACAAGCTGAAGTTTTAGAAAATTATTCTAAAATTGTGAAACCCGGCGGCAAATTGGTTTATGCTACTTGCTCAGTCCTACCGTCTGAAAATCAGGAACAAATTAAACATTTCTTAACTACCGAGATTGGGAAATCATTTACCTTTGTAAAAGATACTAAGATTTTGGCACAAGAAACCGGATTCGATGGTTTTTACATGGCCTTATTAGAACGAAAAGAAATATAA